The Gouania willdenowi chromosome 7, fGouWil2.1, whole genome shotgun sequence genome includes a window with the following:
- the foxp3b gene encoding forkhead box protein P4 isoform X2 gives MSDDRVRRRGQLQAQPQSDDITQQHELRPPPVQTGSRMLLSVPQSQSSSDTKEQKLLRPSVLHVVSKSQPECCASILTHKKNTDVHHLSPHSSFTPSIKHHCLQLSNERQKEVLKNSRLHDRYVHTDSGWDDCSIAQWRIQQEIVRHMESQLFREKQKLFLMQLHLTKQQSSDWPRRQLEEHQAVKPEEESFHLCRADGFSHYPPDMISNTESYKYHNIRPPYTYAQLIRWSILETSDGQRTLSEIYKWFTTMFFYFRHNTATWKFFDLCSECSASQPQPSQMLCPSGGGEGSSVDGG, from the exons ATGTCTGATGACCGTGTAAGACGACGCGGACAGCTCCAAGCTCAGCCACAGAGCGATGACATCACGCAGCAGCACGAGCTGCGCCCACCTCCTGTTCAGACTGGAAGCAGGATGCTTCTGTCTGTTCCTCAGAGTCAG TCATCAAGTGATACAAAAGAACAGAAACTTCTAAGACCATCAGTGCTGCATGTAGTCTCCAAAAGCCAACCAG AATGTTGTGCCTCCATCTTGAcccacaagaaaaacacagatgtTCATCACTTATCCCCACATTCCAGCTTTACTCCCAGTATTAAACATCACTGCCTACAACTGAGCAATGAGCGTCAGAAAGAGGTGTTGAAGAATTCCAGACTCCATGACAG GTATGTTCATACTGACAGTGGGTGGGATGACTGCAGCATTGCTCAGTGGAGGATCCAACAAGAGATTGTTCGACACATGGAGAGTCAG ctcTTTCGGGAAAAACAGAAACTGTTTTTGATGCAACTTCACCTCACAAAGCAGCAATCATCTGACTGG CCTCGACGTCAGCTGGAGGAACATCAGGCTGTTAAACCTGAGGAAGAGTCCTTTCATTTATGCAGAGCAGATGGATTTTCTCATTACCCGCCAG ATATGATCTCCAACACTGAAAGCTATAAATACCACAACATAAGGCCCCCGTACACCTATGCTCAATTGATACGATGG TCCATTCTGGAGACTTCAGACGGACAGCGCACTCTGAGTGAGATCTATAAGTGGTTCACTACCATGTTCTTCTACTTCAGACACAACACTGCAACATGGAAG TTTTTTGATCTCTGCTCAGAATGCAGTGCGTCACAACCTCAGCCTTCACAAATGCTTTGTCCGAGTGGAGGGGGCGAAGGGAGCAGTGTGGACGGTGGATGA
- the gpr173 gene encoding putative G-protein coupled receptor 173, which translates to MAGGGFGMANGNESSERPAGPLSSVVTTEGEMVAESSSSPISTYIKLVLLGLIICISLVGNLVVSLLVLRDRALRKAPYYFLLDLCLADTIRSAICFPFVLVSIKNGSAWTYSVLSCKVVAFMAVLFCFHAAFMLFCISVTRYMAIAHHRFYSKRMTFWTCVAVVCMVWTLSVAMAFPPVFDVGTYKFIREEDQCIFEHRYFKANDTLGFMLMLAVLILATHVVYMKLLLFEYKHRKMKPVQMVPAISQNWTFHGPGATGQAAANWIAGFGRGPMPPTLLGIRQNLHNQNRRLLAMDEFKAEKQLGRMFYVITLLFLVLWSPYIVACYWRVFVKACTIPHRYLSTTVWMSFAQAGVNPIVCFFLNKDLKKGLLSYLPACCRTKPHLPREPYCVM; encoded by the coding sequence ATGGCTGGAGGGGGGTTTGGGATGGCGAATGGGAATGAGAGTAGTGAAAGGCCTGCAGGGCCCTTGTCATCAGTGGTGACTACTGAAGGGGAAATGGTTGCTGAAAGCTCCTCCTCACCTATCTCCACCTACATCAAATTGGTGCTGTTGGGGCTCATCATCTGCATCAGTCTAGTTGGAAACCTGGTGGTGTCCCTGCTTGTACTGAGGGACCGGGCATTGCGTAAGGCACCTTATTACTTCCTGTTGGACCTGTGCCTGGCGGACACCATTCGCTCAGCCATCTGCTTCCCCTTTGTGTTGGTGTCCATAAAAAATGGCTCAGCCTGGACGTACAGTGTGTTGAGCTGTAAGGTGGTCGCCTTCATGGCAGTGCTCTTCTGCTTCCACGCTGCTTTCATGCTCTTCTGTATTAGTGTAACGCGCTACATGGCAATTGCACACCATCGTTTTTACTCAAAGCGCATGACATTCTGGACATGCGTGGCGGTGGTGTGCATGGTATGGACCCTGTCTGTGGCAATGGCCTTCCCCCCTGTTTTTGATGTGGGGACCTACAAGTTCATCCGGGAGGAGGACCAGTGCATTTTTGAGCATCGTTACTTCAAGGCTAATGATACGCTGGGTttcatgttaatgctagctgTGCTCATTCTGGCCACACATGTTGTCTACATGAAGCTGCTGCTTTTTGAATATAAACACCGCAAGATGAAACCTGTGCAGATGGTACCAGCTATCAGTCAGAACTGGACTTTCCACGGGCCAGGGGCTACCGGCCAAGCAGCAGCTAACTGGATTGCAGGCTTTGGTAGGGGTCCGATGCCTCCTACTCTGCTGGGAATCCGGCAAAATTTGCACAATCAGAACCGGCGTCTTCTGGCCATGGATGAGTTCAAAGCAGAGAAGCAGCTCGGCAGGATGTTTTATGTGATCACGCTGCTATTTCTGGTGCTCTGGTCTCCTTACATAGTGGCTTGCTATTGGAGGGTGTTTGTTAAGGCTTGCACAATACCACACCGGTACCTCTCCACCACCGTGTGGATGAGTTTTGCTCAAGCCGGGGTCAACCCAATCGTCTGTTTCTTCCTTAATAAAGACTTGAAGAAAGGGCTCCTTTCCTACTTACCAGCCTGCTGCAGGACTAAACCTCATCTGCCACGAGAGCCTTATTGTGTCATGTGA
- the foxp3b gene encoding forkhead box protein P3 isoform X1 has product MSDDRVRRRGQLQAQPQSDDITQQHELRPPPVQTGSRMLLSVPQSQSSSDTKEQKLLRPSVLHVVSKSQPECCASILTHKKNTDVHHLSPHSSFTPSIKHHCLQLSNERQKEVLKNSRLHDRYVHTDSGWDDCSIAQWRIQQEIVRHMESQLFREKQKLFLMQLHLTKQQSSDWPRRQLEEHQAVKPEEESFHLCRADGFSHYPPDMISNTESYKYHNIRPPYTYAQLIRWSILETSDGQRTLSEIYKWFTTMFFYFRHNTATWKNAVRHNLSLHKCFVRVEGAKGAVWTVDDREYQRRKGQKYSRGLTSFSPCCSEEP; this is encoded by the exons ATGTCTGATGACCGTGTAAGACGACGCGGACAGCTCCAAGCTCAGCCACAGAGCGATGACATCACGCAGCAGCACGAGCTGCGCCCACCTCCTGTTCAGACTGGAAGCAGGATGCTTCTGTCTGTTCCTCAGAGTCAG TCATCAAGTGATACAAAAGAACAGAAACTTCTAAGACCATCAGTGCTGCATGTAGTCTCCAAAAGCCAACCAG AATGTTGTGCCTCCATCTTGAcccacaagaaaaacacagatgtTCATCACTTATCCCCACATTCCAGCTTTACTCCCAGTATTAAACATCACTGCCTACAACTGAGCAATGAGCGTCAGAAAGAGGTGTTGAAGAATTCCAGACTCCATGACAG GTATGTTCATACTGACAGTGGGTGGGATGACTGCAGCATTGCTCAGTGGAGGATCCAACAAGAGATTGTTCGACACATGGAGAGTCAG ctcTTTCGGGAAAAACAGAAACTGTTTTTGATGCAACTTCACCTCACAAAGCAGCAATCATCTGACTGG CCTCGACGTCAGCTGGAGGAACATCAGGCTGTTAAACCTGAGGAAGAGTCCTTTCATTTATGCAGAGCAGATGGATTTTCTCATTACCCGCCAG ATATGATCTCCAACACTGAAAGCTATAAATACCACAACATAAGGCCCCCGTACACCTATGCTCAATTGATACGATGG TCCATTCTGGAGACTTCAGACGGACAGCGCACTCTGAGTGAGATCTATAAGTGGTTCACTACCATGTTCTTCTACTTCAGACACAACACTGCAACATGGAAG AATGCAGTGCGTCACAACCTCAGCCTTCACAAATGCTTTGTCCGAGTGGAGGGGGCGAAGGGAGCAGTGTGGACGGTGGATGACAGGGAATATCAGAGGAGGAAGGGACAGAAGTATTCAAg GGGACTCACGTCCTTTTCTCCCTGCTGTTCTGAGGAGCCATGA